Proteins encoded in a region of the Elaeis guineensis isolate ETL-2024a chromosome 7, EG11, whole genome shotgun sequence genome:
- the LOC105037876 gene encoding pollen-specific protein C13, translating to MAKNQIPTFAAWAVAAVAAAFFLPAAVSGARDVKAATNKGFVVQGRVFCDTCRAGFETPKSTYIAGAKVRLECRSRTTGAKTCSFDGVTDRSGTYNILVADEHEHETCEAVLVSSPVKGCAKTLEGRERARVFLTNNNGIASTKRFANSLGFQRDIALAGCAQLLKMYQQYENEV from the exons ATGGCGAAGAACCAGATCCCGACGTTCGCCGCGTGGGCCGTCGCGGCGGTGGCAGCGGCATTCTTCCTCCCGGCGGCGGTAAGCGGCGCGCGCGACGTGAAGGCGGCGACCAACAAGGGGTTCGTCGTCCAGGGCCGCGTCTTCTGCGACACCTGCCGCGCTGGCTTCGAGACACCCAAAAGCACTTACATCGCTG GTGCAAAGGTGAGACTAGAATGCCGATCGAGGACCACCGGCGCAAAGACGTGCAGCTTCGACGGCGTGACGGACCGCAGTGGCACCTACAACATCCTTGTCGCCGATGAGCACGAGCACGAGACCTGCGAGGCGGTGCTCGTGAGTAGCCCGGTGAAAGGTTGTGCCAAGACGCTGGAGGGCCGGGAGAGGGCTCGTGTGTTCCTCACCAACAACAACGGCATTGCATCAACCAAGAGGTTTGCCAACTCACTGGGCTTCCAAAGGGATATCGCCTTGGCAGGCTGCGCTCAGCTGCTTAAGATGTATCAGCAATATGAGAATGAAGTCTAG